AGAGATCTTCTTGTCGTAGATCAGGATGTATGGCTGCTCTAGTTCAGCTTCCATTTTCTCTGTGTTGGTCACAAAGTATGGAGAAAGGTAACCTCTGTCGAACTGCATACCTTCTACAGTTTTCACTTCAGTCTCAGTACCTTTTGCTTCTTCTACAGTGATTACACCGTCTTTTCCTACTTTGTCCATCGCGTCAGAAATCATAGTTCCGATTTCTTCGTCGTTGTTTGCAGAAACAGTCGCTACCTGAGCGATTTCCTTAGAAGTAGAGATTTCGATTGAATTGGCCTGAAGTTTTTTCACTACAGCAGAAACTGCCTTGTCAATACCTCTTTTCAGGTCCATAGGGTTAGCTCCAGCAGCTACGTTTTTGATTCCTACACCGAAGATAGACTGTGCTAGTACAGTAGCGGTAGTAGTACCGTCACCTGCGTTATCGGCAGTTTTGGAAGCTACTTCCTTGACCAGCTGAGCACCCATGTTTTCGATTGGTTCTTCCAATTCGATTTCTTTTGCTACAGATACACCATCTTTAGTGATGGTAGGAGCTCCGAATTTTTTATCGATGATGACATTACGACCTTTTGGTCCCAAAGTCACTTTCACTGCGTCAGCTAGGGAGTCCACGCCTTTTTTCAGCTGGTCTCTCGCACTTGTGTTGAAAAATAATTGCTTAGCCATATTGTTAAGTATTTTTTTGTTAACGTTTAGGGTTGATTAATTACAGAATTGCAAAGATGTCCGACTCTCTCATGATCAGATAGTCGCCGCCTTCTACAGTCAGTTCTGTGCCGGAATACTTTCCGTACAAAACTGTGTCGCCAACTTTCACGGTCAACGGCTCGTCTTTTTTGCCATTTCCTACTGCCACTACAGTACCTTTCTGTGGCTTCTCTTTAGCTGTATCTGGGATGTAAAGACCAGAAGCTGTTTTTTCTTCAGCTGCAGCAGGTTGTACCAAAACTCTGTCTGCAAGAGGTTTGATGTTCACATTTGACATAGTATAAATTCGTTTAAAGGTTAGATTAAAATGTACTTGCCTAATAGCACTTCCTGTGCCAAGGGGCTTTTCGGTGAAAAGGCTGACAAATCGGCTGTCAACACTCGCCTTTACCAGATTTATACCCATTTTTTTGGCAGACTTGACTGCCATTTTTGCCTTCCATTGTTTAAAAAAGTGACAAGATTTTGTAATTTATTGTCAAACCTATATCCTATGACATATTTATCTCCAAACTGGATCACAGAAGGCCATATTGACTTTGAGTACAAGAAGTACCAAGTGCTGGCCTATTTGCAGCGCAGCTCCAAAGACTTTGACCAAGTCAAGCTTTACCCCACCCTGGGGGAGTTGATTGCCCATCATAGAAGGCTCCACGAACTGAAGTCTGGTAAATCCGAACTGAAGGATCTTTTTCCTAAAAGACTGGACGAATTGGATTGGCAAACAGGCAAACTGAGCTTTCAGTCTAGCGTGAATGATGATGAAATCATGCAGGAACTGGCAAGGATTACTGAATTTGCCCTACCCAGATTCGGTGAAAAAATCAATGACGGTAAATCTATCTATGATTTTGTAGAGCGGCAGATGGAATTTGAACCCATAGGACTGATGCCCATGTATAAGCAGGAGGGCTATTTGCTTCTGTCACGTGACAAGGATAAAAATGTGCTTGCTTATCGCTATGCCTCCAGCTTGCTTCACCAGGCAGGGGAGCAGTTTAGAAGTCTTACGATGCGGTTTATCGGCGCATTTCAGCGAAGTCTGGTGCTGACGATGGAAAAGATAAAAATGGAGCTGGTGAAGGAATATAAGGATCTGCCCAACCCGGCCACTTGGAGAATCCACAGCCAGAGCGAATTCCCAATTGAAGAGACTATTTTGCCTATAGGAAAAAGATTGCTTCTGAAAAGCGTAGCAGCTTGATTATAGCTTAAAATACCCGATAATCCCCGGCGATGCCAAGTTGAAAAAACTTCAACCCCTCTTTTCTTTCACTACTGTTGAGAAAGCGGTTCTATTACAAAAAAAGTCCGCCTTTGAGAACAAGGGCGGACTTTCTAATAAGGGGATTTATACCTTAGTTTCCAGTCGTGTCAGTTTGAGCTGGAGTTTCAGCCTCCTCAGTAGCTGCCGGAAGTAGGCTTTCGTCTTCTCCAAAGGATGGAGCTACTACCTGCTGCTTAGCACTCTCGATGTTAGGAGAGGAGAATTGGTTTGACTGTCCACCGCTGTAGAATGCAGAGGATGCAAGGGATAAAACCAAAATAGCTATGGCCAAAACCCAAGTCGCTTTTTCCAATACATTTCCAGTACGGGTCACACCCATGATTTGTGATGCGCTGCCTCCAAATGCGGCACCAACACCACCTTTAGAATTTTGTCCCAGGATTACCAAGATTAGCAATACTGCCAAAATCAGGATGATTGTAATTAATAAAGTAAACATATTATAAATGGGTGTTAATCTTTCAGTTTTTCGATCAAGTCCGCAAAGTAAGCCCTTTTATCCGGAAACTTCAATATCAATTTCTCATAAATTTCTTTTGCCATGGCATTCTTCCCTTGATGGGCGAGGATTTTTGCATACGACTCAGATAATAGATGATCATGGATCTGCGTGCTTTTAGCCGCTAGGTTCTCCGTATTCTGATTGGCCTCGATCTCCTTAATGGTGGCTTTTTTGATGGACTTCTTGCTGAATTCCTTGATCAAATTGATCTGTTCTCTTTTCTTATCATCCAGGATGGTCTTTTTCTCCCGTCTCTTGATGGTTTCTATCAGATCGTCTTTAGGCGGTTTTCTGCGACGGACCGGCTTAGCTTTGGGTTCTGCGTCTTCTTTAGGCTGGGCAGCAGGTTGAGGTTTTGGCTTAGGGGCAGCTGCTTCTGTTATTGGCTTTGGCGCTTGGGTTTTGACTGGATTTTCCAAAAGGCTTTTTAGCCAGATTCTATCCGGACTGGTGATGGCGGCCATTCCCAGGGCCTCGGGGTCATGCGCTCCATCATTGGTTTGGTAGTAACTCTTCGCTTCTAATACATGCGGGATCTGAAAGTACGGGAAGTTTTCTTGTACTTTTTTCAGCTGTACCAATTCACTTTTGGTGATGGAATCTGCTTTTTGAATAATGTCTAAAAATTGTACTGCGTTCACCGGATATTTCTTTTGATTTTGAAGATAGGAAATTTACCAATTCGCTACGGTCGCTGTGAAGATATCTTGGATGATATTTTTAAATATCTCCTCTACAAGTTCATCTTCTACTTCCAATAGGGTGGTACTTCTGGGGTCATAGTCCTGAAAAAAGCTGAAACTTTGCTTCAGATTCTCTTCTTCATTGGCAGTGTTGATATACTCCACTTCCACGCGTATAGTCAGTCGCATAGTACCTGCCCGGTCAGCTACA
This genomic window from Algoriphagus sp. TR-M9 contains:
- a CDS encoding co-chaperone GroES, which produces MSNVNIKPLADRVLVQPAAAEEKTASGLYIPDTAKEKPQKGTVVAVGNGKKDEPLTVKVGDTVLYGKYSGTELTVEGGDYLIMRESDIFAIL
- the secG gene encoding preprotein translocase subunit SecG → MFTLLITIILILAVLLILVILGQNSKGGVGAAFGGSASQIMGVTRTGNVLEKATWVLAIAILVLSLASSAFYSGGQSNQFSSPNIESAKQQVVAPSFGEDESLLPAATEEAETPAQTDTTGN